In a genomic window of Longimicrobium terrae:
- a CDS encoding aldo/keto reductase — translation MTSIPRVTLNNGVQIPQVGYGVFEIEPARTAEYVRMALDAGYRHIDTAQMYGNEAEVGEAVQASGVPRADVFITTKLDNGRHGRAEAVRALDESLRRLRTDYVDLFLIHWPIPPEDRYVETWEALGELMAGEKTRAIGVSNMTGAQLARLAERSDIVPAVNQVELNPFHPRRELVAYHREHGIATEAWRPIAKGQGLDHPTLVNLAERYGRTPAQVMLRWQIQEGNIVFPKSVTPSRIRENLDVFGFRLADDEMASVAALAGDPHAPADRTPEALKIIDTWSA, via the coding sequence ATGACCAGCATTCCCCGCGTCACGCTCAACAACGGCGTCCAGATTCCGCAGGTGGGCTACGGCGTGTTCGAGATCGAGCCGGCGCGCACGGCGGAGTACGTGCGCATGGCGCTGGACGCCGGCTACCGCCACATCGACACGGCGCAGATGTACGGCAACGAGGCCGAGGTCGGCGAGGCGGTGCAGGCGTCCGGAGTACCGCGCGCCGACGTCTTCATCACCACCAAGCTGGACAACGGGCGCCACGGCCGCGCGGAAGCCGTCCGGGCGCTGGACGAGAGCCTGCGGCGGCTGCGGACGGACTACGTGGACCTGTTCCTGATTCACTGGCCCATCCCGCCGGAAGACCGCTACGTGGAAACGTGGGAAGCGCTTGGGGAGCTGATGGCGGGCGAAAAGACGCGCGCCATCGGCGTATCCAACATGACCGGGGCGCAGCTTGCGCGGCTGGCGGAGCGCTCGGACATCGTCCCCGCCGTGAACCAAGTGGAGCTGAACCCGTTCCACCCGCGGCGCGAACTGGTGGCCTACCACCGCGAGCACGGCATCGCCACGGAAGCGTGGCGCCCCATCGCCAAGGGCCAGGGGCTGGATCATCCCACGCTGGTGAACCTGGCGGAGCGGTATGGCAGGACGCCCGCGCAGGTGATGCTGCGGTGGCAGATTCAGGAAGGGAACATCGTGTTTCCCAAGTCCGTCACCCCGTCGCGCATCCGAGAAAACCTGGACGTATTCGGCTTCCGGCTGGCGGATGACGAGATGGCGTCCGTCGCCGCGCTTGCCGGCGATCCCCACGCCCCCGCGGACCGCACCCCCGAGGCGCTCAAGATCATCGACACCTGGTCCGCCTGA
- a CDS encoding FKBP-type peptidyl-prolyl cis-trans isomerase, whose amino-acid sequence MNKLIRRSLALLACALPIAAAAACDGDVTYSSPVIEETQFASSLGVNLAASTRTGSGMYYRDITAGTGVAAAANDTAYVHYTLWLASGQQVDTNVGGPVFPFILGRGMVIQGFDEGVAGMKKGGQRQLIIPPSLGYGRSSRPGIPGNSILVFNVLVDSVK is encoded by the coding sequence ATGAACAAGCTGATCCGCCGCTCCCTGGCCCTGCTGGCGTGCGCGCTTCCGATCGCCGCGGCCGCGGCCTGCGACGGCGACGTGACCTACTCGTCTCCCGTCATCGAAGAAACCCAGTTCGCTTCGTCGCTGGGCGTGAACCTGGCGGCCAGCACGCGCACGGGCAGCGGCATGTACTACCGCGACATCACCGCCGGCACCGGTGTGGCCGCGGCGGCGAACGACACGGCGTACGTGCACTACACCCTGTGGCTGGCCAGCGGGCAGCAGGTGGACACCAACGTGGGCGGGCCGGTGTTCCCCTTCATCCTGGGCCGCGGCATGGTGATTCAGGGCTTTGACGAGGGCGTGGCGGGGATGAAGAAGGGCGGGCAGCGCCAGCTGATCATTCCGCCTTCGCTGGGCTACGGGCGTTCGTCGCGTCCCGGCATTCCCGGCAACTCCATCCTGGTCTTCAACGTTCTGGTGGATTCGGTCAAGTAA
- a CDS encoding YaiI/YqxD family protein: MKLWIDADAAPRDVKEIVFRAARRLELQTVLVANQRLPLPPGNPFISAVRVEGGPDVADRHIADSAEPGDVAVTADIPLAAALVEKQVFVIDPRGDEYSPDSIGERLAVRDFMDGLRGAGVETGGARPYGEREKKAFAAALDRVLTRAMRGGRPGR, from the coding sequence GTGAAGCTGTGGATTGACGCGGACGCGGCGCCGCGGGACGTAAAGGAGATCGTGTTCCGCGCGGCGCGGCGGCTGGAGCTGCAGACGGTGCTCGTCGCCAACCAGCGGCTGCCGCTTCCGCCGGGCAACCCGTTCATCAGCGCGGTACGCGTGGAGGGCGGCCCCGACGTGGCCGACCGCCACATCGCCGATTCGGCGGAGCCGGGCGACGTCGCCGTCACCGCCGACATTCCGCTGGCCGCGGCGCTGGTGGAGAAGCAGGTATTCGTCATCGACCCGCGCGGCGACGAGTACTCGCCCGACAGCATCGGCGAGCGCCTGGCCGTGCGCGACTTCATGGACGGGCTGCGGGGCGCCGGGGTGGAAACCGGCGGCGCCCGTCCCTACGGCGAGCGGGAAAAAAAGGCCTTTGCCGCCGCGCTGGACCGCGTGCTCACCCGCGCCATGCGGGGCGGGCGGCCGGGGCGCTGA
- a CDS encoding NAD(+) synthase: MRAPFHSIYSHGFVRVAVCIPSVRVADPAYNVEHTLGLARRASEQKAAVALFPELGISSYTCEDLFQQDALQEAVLAGIERLVAESAELTPVLLVGAPLRFQGRLFNCAVAIHRGRILGIVPKSYLPTYREFYETRWFTRGRDAAWDQVTVAGQTVPFGADILFEAENVPGFVLHTEVCEDVWTPIPPSTYAALAGATVIANLSASNITVGKAEYRRDLCATQSGRCICAYLYSAAGPGESTTDLAWDGHALIYEQNDLLAESPRFADEEHMIAADVDLERLLQERSRMNTFQDSAGDHADRVRAMRRIPFHFPVPAGDIALQRTVGRFPYVPDDAAVRDARCYEAYNIQVHGLMKRLAATGIKKIVIGVSGGLDSTQALIVAARTMDRLGLPRENILGYTMPGFATSSSTKGNAWDLMRGLGITAAEIDIRPSCLQMLRDIGHPFASGEPVYDVTFENVQAGERTSHLFRLANLHDGLVLGTGDLSELALGWATYGVGDHMSHYNVNASVPKTMIQYLIRWVIHSGQFNAETGQVLQRILDTEISPELVPGGEGESAQPAQSTQEKIGPYELQDFTLFYVTRFGFRPSKIAFLELHAWGDRESGGWPELLPAERRNQYDLATIKRWMEVFLWRFFKISQFKRSAVPNGPKVGSGGSLSPRGDWRAPSDSEATVWLDELRNAVP, from the coding sequence ATGCGCGCACCGTTCCATTCCATCTACTCTCACGGCTTCGTTCGCGTGGCCGTGTGCATTCCCAGCGTACGCGTGGCGGACCCCGCGTACAACGTGGAACATACCCTTGGCCTGGCGCGCCGCGCGTCGGAGCAGAAGGCAGCCGTGGCGCTGTTTCCGGAGCTCGGCATCTCCAGCTACACGTGCGAAGACCTGTTTCAGCAGGACGCGCTGCAGGAGGCGGTGCTGGCGGGGATCGAGCGGCTGGTGGCGGAAAGCGCGGAGCTGACGCCGGTGCTGCTCGTGGGCGCGCCGCTGCGCTTTCAGGGACGTCTGTTCAACTGCGCGGTCGCCATCCACCGCGGCCGCATCCTGGGCATCGTCCCCAAGAGCTACCTGCCCACGTACCGCGAGTTCTACGAGACGCGCTGGTTCACCCGCGGGCGCGACGCCGCGTGGGACCAGGTGACGGTGGCGGGGCAGACGGTGCCGTTCGGCGCGGACATCCTGTTCGAGGCGGAAAACGTACCCGGCTTCGTGCTGCACACGGAGGTGTGCGAGGACGTGTGGACGCCCATCCCGCCCAGCACGTACGCGGCGCTGGCGGGGGCCACGGTGATCGCCAACCTGTCCGCCAGCAACATCACCGTGGGCAAGGCCGAGTACCGCCGCGACCTGTGCGCCACGCAGTCTGGCCGCTGCATCTGCGCCTACCTGTACTCCGCCGCCGGCCCGGGCGAAAGCACGACGGACCTGGCGTGGGACGGCCACGCGCTCATCTACGAGCAGAACGACCTGCTGGCGGAATCGCCCCGCTTCGCGGACGAGGAGCACATGATCGCCGCGGACGTGGACCTGGAGCGGCTGCTTCAGGAGCGCTCGCGGATGAACACCTTTCAGGACTCCGCCGGGGACCACGCGGACCGGGTGCGGGCCATGCGCCGCATCCCGTTCCACTTTCCGGTGCCGGCGGGTGACATCGCGCTTCAGCGCACGGTCGGCCGCTTTCCGTACGTGCCGGACGACGCGGCCGTGCGCGACGCGCGGTGCTACGAGGCGTACAACATCCAGGTGCACGGGCTGATGAAGCGCCTGGCGGCCACCGGGATCAAGAAGATCGTCATCGGCGTGTCGGGCGGGCTGGACAGCACGCAGGCGCTGATCGTGGCGGCGCGCACCATGGACCGGCTGGGGCTGCCGCGCGAAAACATCCTGGGCTACACCATGCCCGGCTTCGCCACCAGTTCATCCACCAAGGGCAACGCGTGGGATCTGATGCGCGGGCTGGGGATTACGGCGGCGGAAATCGACATCCGCCCGTCGTGCCTGCAGATGCTGCGCGATATCGGGCACCCGTTCGCCAGCGGGGAGCCGGTGTACGACGTGACGTTCGAGAACGTGCAGGCGGGGGAGCGCACGTCGCACCTTTTCCGCCTGGCGAACCTGCACGACGGGCTGGTGCTGGGGACGGGCGACCTGAGCGAACTGGCGCTGGGATGGGCCACGTACGGCGTGGGCGACCACATGTCGCACTACAACGTGAACGCGTCCGTGCCCAAGACGATGATCCAGTACCTGATCCGCTGGGTCATTCACAGCGGCCAGTTCAACGCGGAAACCGGCCAGGTGCTGCAGCGCATTCTGGATACGGAGATTTCGCCGGAGCTGGTGCCAGGCGGCGAAGGCGAAAGCGCGCAGCCGGCGCAGAGCACGCAGGAAAAGATCGGCCCGTACGAGCTGCAGGATTTTACGCTGTTCTACGTGACGCGCTTCGGCTTCCGGCCCAGCAAGATCGCGTTTCTGGAGCTGCACGCCTGGGGCGACCGGGAGAGCGGGGGATGGCCGGAACTGCTTCCCGCGGAGCGCCGCAACCAGTACGACTTGGCCACCATCAAGCGGTGGATGGAGGTGTTTCTGTGGCGCTTCTTCAAGATCAGCCAGTTCAAGCGCAGCGCGGTGCCCAACGGGCCCAAGGTGGGCAGCGGCGGATCGCTGAGCCCGCGCGGCGACTGGCGGGCGCCCAGCGACTCGGAGGCGACGGTGTGGCTGGATGAACTGCGGAACGCGGTTCCCTGA
- a CDS encoding c-type cytochrome — protein MGTTGRWAAALVALAVFAGCDRDGQSSGGGAAKDGDGQAKPVVVDSGPPVGQLPPGVTAQQAGPGRGLYRQACVMCHGEAGGGTQLAPSIVDATWTKGTGSLEEIVAVVTEGVAGTEAHPVPMPPRGNGTFTDEQIRAVSAYTWSLAHPAAK, from the coding sequence ATGGGGACGACGGGACGATGGGCGGCGGCGCTGGTGGCGCTGGCCGTGTTCGCGGGATGCGACCGCGACGGACAGAGCAGCGGCGGCGGCGCGGCCAAGGACGGCGACGGGCAGGCCAAGCCGGTCGTGGTGGATTCGGGCCCGCCGGTGGGGCAGCTTCCGCCGGGAGTGACGGCGCAGCAGGCGGGCCCGGGACGCGGCCTGTACCGGCAGGCGTGCGTGATGTGCCACGGCGAGGCGGGCGGGGGGACGCAGCTCGCGCCTTCCATCGTCGACGCCACGTGGACCAAGGGCACCGGTTCGCTGGAGGAGATCGTGGCCGTGGTGACGGAGGGCGTGGCGGGCACGGAGGCGCACCCCGTCCCCATGCCGCCGCGCGGCAACGGCACCTTTACGGATGAACAGATCCGTGCGGTGTCGGCGTACACCTGGTCGCTGGCGCACCCGGCCGCGAAGTAA
- a CDS encoding double zinc ribbon domain-containing protein has protein sequence MDALDRLYRRVFVALTRDPGRALTIGDLYQDVVPYRLIRAELGFGELAEYEHALLRLLSGEREYLELERADVLEEFRRELQAPNPILGIYRDYADVPVQLNPFAQPPQPDPTAPPVVAGGTAPAPAARASASAPVAAAPRAEPEPVVEAPRPRPKPCPSCRSPLPMDRDARFCPFCGKVLVPVPCADCSAMMEPEWSFCATCGAPRMASGGAPPPGRPEQRLR, from the coding sequence GTGGACGCTCTCGACCGCCTGTACCGGCGCGTGTTCGTCGCCCTGACGCGCGACCCGGGCCGGGCGCTCACCATCGGCGACCTGTACCAGGACGTGGTGCCGTACCGCCTGATCCGCGCCGAGCTGGGCTTTGGCGAACTGGCGGAGTACGAGCACGCCCTGCTTCGCCTGCTGAGCGGCGAGCGCGAGTACCTGGAGCTGGAGCGCGCGGACGTGCTGGAGGAGTTTCGCCGCGAGTTGCAGGCGCCCAACCCCATCCTGGGCATCTACCGCGACTACGCGGACGTCCCCGTTCAGCTGAACCCGTTCGCCCAGCCGCCGCAGCCCGATCCCACGGCGCCGCCGGTGGTGGCGGGAGGAACCGCGCCCGCGCCGGCCGCCCGCGCATCCGCCTCCGCGCCCGTGGCCGCCGCGCCGCGGGCGGAGCCGGAGCCGGTGGTGGAGGCGCCGCGGCCGCGGCCGAAGCCGTGCCCGTCGTGCCGCTCGCCGCTGCCCATGGACCGCGACGCGCGCTTCTGCCCGTTCTGCGGCAAGGTGCTGGTTCCCGTGCCCTGCGCGGACTGCAGCGCCATGATGGAACCGGAGTGGAGCTTCTGCGCCACCTGCGGCGCACCCCGCATGGCAAGCGGCGGCGCACCGCCCCCGGGACGCCCGGAACAGCGCTTGCGGTAG
- a CDS encoding tetratricopeptide repeat protein: MSFAPDSILRPLHQRAADVELLRAGPAPAGAVVRVARAAETTLRRMLRDDPTAPVELRLRALSDDDLPAPDLLGELRRRNRLPLELAAAVHELQGAAQRIAAGDEPLPRDGQLALSVAEGLDAHVRALPAMPLEDPVEEEDEPLHGESAQTVHAVPAERRRFPWQALAALAVLVLLLVVVVRMRADGRASRGLERAEAAYAAGRVAEAEAGFRAWADEHPRDPQVRVYLARIYREAGRRADANLQLKAGLDVAPENPGLHTELGYLLLDGGHPAQAAERFRTALGFNPEGVGAQRARGGLVRALREAGRPADAERELQQAPAELRALMRSAPAPAGSSSTAPAPSSAP; this comes from the coding sequence GTGAGCTTCGCCCCCGACAGCATTCTTCGCCCGCTGCACCAGCGCGCCGCCGACGTGGAGCTGCTGCGCGCCGGCCCGGCGCCCGCCGGCGCGGTGGTGCGCGTGGCCCGCGCCGCGGAAACCACGCTGCGCCGCATGCTGCGCGACGACCCCACCGCCCCGGTGGAGCTGCGTCTGCGCGCCCTTTCCGACGACGACCTCCCCGCGCCCGACCTGCTGGGCGAACTGCGCCGCCGCAACCGCCTGCCGCTGGAGCTGGCGGCGGCGGTGCACGAGCTGCAGGGTGCCGCCCAGCGCATCGCCGCGGGGGACGAGCCGCTGCCGCGCGACGGGCAGCTGGCTCTTTCCGTGGCCGAGGGGCTGGACGCGCACGTGCGCGCCCTTCCCGCCATGCCGCTGGAAGACCCGGTTGAGGAGGAAGACGAGCCCCTGCACGGCGAGTCGGCGCAGACCGTACACGCGGTTCCCGCGGAGCGGCGCCGCTTTCCCTGGCAGGCGCTGGCGGCGCTGGCCGTGCTGGTGCTGCTGCTGGTCGTGGTGGTGCGCATGCGGGCGGACGGACGCGCGTCGCGGGGGCTGGAGCGCGCGGAGGCCGCGTACGCCGCCGGCCGCGTAGCTGAGGCGGAGGCGGGGTTCCGCGCTTGGGCGGATGAACATCCCCGCGACCCGCAGGTGCGGGTGTACCTGGCGCGCATCTACCGCGAGGCCGGGCGCCGCGCGGACGCCAACCTGCAGCTCAAGGCCGGGCTGGACGTGGCGCCGGAGAATCCGGGACTGCACACGGAACTGGGATACCTGCTGCTGGACGGCGGGCATCCGGCGCAGGCGGCGGAGCGGTTCCGCACGGCGCTCGGCTTCAATCCCGAGGGGGTGGGGGCGCAGCGGGCGCGGGGCGGGCTGGTGCGCGCGCTGCGCGAAGCCGGCCGCCCCGCCGACGCCGAGCGCGAACTGCAGCAGGCCCCGGCGGAGCTGCGCGCCCTGATGCGCTCCGCCCCGGCTCCCGCGGGATCGTCATCCACCGCGCCCGCTCCATCTTCCGCGCCCTGA
- a CDS encoding tetratricopeptide repeat protein, which yields MGTSFLSSEEYDELAHKYYDTGDYDQALDVLRDGIAQYPDSVLLQVGLGYTRIAREEYAWARQCFERALELDSEYEDAWVGLGETLLKFGRVEDALSCFAQIDEMGLGDDLELGLTVGRALYREGLFTDARARFAALSTSHADSAELAAARGYTLHALGDDLGARRELRRALKLDAELHEARIYLSHLLHDRGDLRGALTELEQVPPAEHWDTLSIWRYIELKTQLDGVTEDDGWFAPWRDTLAELDDEPDDVDHLLAEVEASFEGVVDEQAAAALELSAQMDFMMKVLGPNAPVPVAEPEAAAHRIRTAEGSVFEGSWDDIVGGMRDACGEPALSLGTFMRRAARQIHERTGRDVPSHSAEAFLKASARMGLLRIER from the coding sequence ATGGGAACGTCATTTCTCAGCTCCGAAGAGTACGACGAGCTGGCCCACAAGTACTACGACACCGGCGACTACGACCAGGCGCTGGACGTGCTGCGGGACGGCATTGCCCAGTACCCGGATTCGGTGCTGCTGCAGGTGGGCCTCGGCTACACCCGCATCGCGCGCGAAGAGTACGCCTGGGCGCGCCAGTGCTTTGAGCGTGCGCTGGAGCTGGATTCGGAGTACGAGGACGCGTGGGTGGGCCTGGGCGAAACGCTGCTCAAGTTCGGCCGGGTAGAGGACGCGCTCAGCTGCTTTGCCCAGATCGACGAGATGGGGCTGGGCGACGACCTGGAGCTCGGCCTCACCGTGGGCCGCGCGCTGTACCGCGAAGGATTGTTCACCGACGCGCGCGCCCGCTTTGCCGCGCTCAGCACCTCGCACGCCGACAGCGCCGAGCTGGCCGCCGCGCGCGGATACACGCTGCACGCCCTGGGCGACGACCTGGGCGCGCGCCGCGAGCTTCGCCGCGCCCTGAAGCTGGACGCTGAGCTGCACGAGGCCCGCATCTACCTGTCGCACCTGCTGCACGACCGCGGCGACCTGCGCGGCGCGCTCACGGAGCTGGAGCAGGTGCCCCCGGCGGAGCACTGGGACACGCTCAGCATCTGGCGCTACATCGAGCTCAAGACGCAGCTGGACGGCGTGACCGAGGACGACGGCTGGTTCGCTCCCTGGCGCGACACGCTTGCGGAGCTGGACGACGAGCCGGATGACGTCGATCATCTCCTGGCCGAAGTCGAGGCGTCGTTCGAGGGCGTGGTGGACGAGCAGGCCGCCGCCGCGCTGGAGCTGAGCGCCCAGATGGACTTCATGATGAAGGTGCTGGGCCCCAACGCGCCGGTCCCCGTGGCGGAGCCGGAGGCTGCGGCGCACCGCATCCGCACCGCGGAGGGGAGCGTGTTCGAAGGCTCGTGGGACGACATCGTGGGCGGAATGCGCGATGCGTGCGGCGAGCCGGCGCTCAGCCTGGGCACCTTCATGCGGCGCGCGGCGCGGCAGATTCACGAACGCACCGGGCGCGACGTTCCGTCCCACTCGGCGGAAGCGTTTCTCAAGGCCAGCGCCCGCATGGGGCTGCTGCGCATCGAGCGTTGA
- a CDS encoding hemolysin family protein: MDSDPGSFSLLYILGLIAANAFLVAAEFALIAVRRIRIERSVRQGNAQAARVLPALDRLEELVFAAQVARSLASVALGFYSVRLAHTYLLPVMGRGTVRILGLAIGSTTAVAVFLALLGVSLMHATLGQQVPKLIAVHRAEWITANLAVAPLRLLALVLTPVTWPLNFLVRGIVRLFGVTSTGFHPLVQTPEELRLLVTQPQSESTPGQMEEDEREMLRGVFEISETVVREVMTPRPEVVAVPVEVSLARLLEIATVEGHSRLPVYEGTIDTVLGVVLTKDLLRVVHERAGDLAGPFDVREILRSVYFVPDSKPVDELLSELRAASVHLAIVLDEFGGTYGVVTLEDLLEEIVGEITDEFDEADPEFEPTPEGDVLIDGGVLISDVNERFGLRIPEEEFDTVGGYVFGTLGRVPEVGDSVLVRGQDGPMTLRVEETEERRVTCLRLSDPAPAQMAEEAAAE; encoded by the coding sequence ATGGATTCCGACCCCGGCAGTTTTTCCCTTCTCTACATTCTTGGGCTGATTGCGGCCAACGCCTTTCTGGTGGCGGCCGAATTTGCCCTGATCGCGGTTCGCCGCATCCGCATCGAGCGCTCCGTACGCCAGGGGAACGCCCAGGCGGCGCGCGTGCTTCCCGCGCTCGACCGGCTGGAGGAACTCGTGTTCGCCGCGCAGGTGGCGCGCTCGCTGGCCTCCGTGGCCCTCGGCTTCTACTCCGTCCGCCTCGCCCACACCTATCTGCTCCCCGTGATGGGGCGCGGCACGGTGCGCATCCTGGGCCTGGCCATCGGCTCCACCACCGCGGTCGCCGTCTTTCTGGCGCTGCTGGGGGTGTCGCTGATGCACGCCACGCTGGGGCAGCAAGTGCCCAAGCTGATCGCCGTGCATCGCGCGGAGTGGATCACCGCCAACCTGGCCGTGGCGCCGCTGCGGCTGCTGGCGCTCGTCCTCACCCCCGTCACCTGGCCGCTCAACTTTCTGGTGCGCGGCATCGTGCGGCTGTTCGGCGTGACCTCCACCGGGTTCCATCCCCTGGTGCAGACGCCGGAGGAGCTTCGCCTGCTCGTCACGCAGCCGCAGTCGGAAAGCACGCCGGGGCAGATGGAAGAGGACGAGCGCGAGATGCTGCGCGGCGTCTTTGAGATCAGCGAAACCGTGGTGCGCGAGGTGATGACGCCGCGTCCCGAGGTCGTCGCGGTGCCGGTGGAGGTGTCGCTGGCGCGGCTGCTGGAGATCGCGACCGTCGAAGGGCATTCGCGTCTGCCCGTGTACGAGGGGACGATCGACACCGTGCTGGGCGTGGTGCTCACCAAGGACCTGCTGCGCGTGGTGCACGAGCGCGCGGGCGACCTGGCCGGTCCGTTCGACGTGCGCGAGATCCTGCGCTCCGTGTACTTCGTCCCCGACAGCAAGCCGGTGGATGAACTGCTTTCCGAACTGCGCGCCGCGTCCGTCCATCTGGCCATCGTGCTGGACGAGTTTGGCGGCACGTACGGCGTGGTAACGCTGGAAGATCTGCTGGAGGAGATCGTGGGCGAGATCACGGACGAGTTCGACGAGGCGGACCCGGAGTTCGAGCCGACGCCGGAGGGCGACGTGCTGATTGACGGCGGCGTGCTGATTTCCGACGTGAACGAGCGGTTCGGGCTGCGGATTCCGGAGGAGGAATTCGACACCGTGGGCGGATACGTGTTCGGCACGCTGGGGCGGGTGCCGGAGGTGGGCGACTCCGTGCTCGTCCGCGGGCAGGACGGGCCCATGACGCTGCGCGTGGAAGAGACGGAGGAGCGCCGCGTGACCTGCCTGCGGCTTTCCGATCCCGCGCCGGCGCAGATGGCGGAAGAAGCGGCGGCGGAGTAG
- a CDS encoding alpha/beta fold hydrolase, with amino-acid sequence MSRTFPYTPRRPEVPLRTLPQLIRQEPGRHVRWRDLDLRTHQAELGPYRIHWAEAGAGEEAVALLHGLSGSSRWWARNIRALADRYRVLIPDVIGFGRSRHSAFSLPDVATVAGVLAEWMHGAAGEPVHLVGHSMGGQLAIHVAARHGESVRRLVLVDAAGLPRPLTPRHVMRFAYEVAPPRRWGDPTFLPIIVGDALSAGPWRVMRALRHILRDDVRPLLPRIRHQTLLMWGGLDTIIPLEHGREMRAAIPDSRLLVLDGAFHNPMVDRPADFNQALLAFLAGTEVGE; translated from the coding sequence GTGAGCCGAACGTTTCCTTATACCCCGCGGCGCCCGGAAGTGCCCCTTCGCACCCTGCCCCAGCTGATTCGCCAGGAGCCCGGCCGCCACGTCCGCTGGCGCGACCTGGACCTGCGCACGCACCAGGCGGAGCTCGGACCCTATCGCATTCACTGGGCCGAGGCGGGAGCAGGGGAGGAGGCGGTGGCGCTGCTGCACGGGCTGAGCGGTTCGTCGCGCTGGTGGGCGCGCAACATCCGCGCGCTGGCCGACCGCTACCGCGTGCTGATTCCCGACGTGATCGGCTTCGGGCGCAGTCGGCACTCGGCGTTTTCGCTCCCGGACGTGGCCACGGTGGCCGGCGTGCTGGCGGAGTGGATGCACGGCGCGGCGGGTGAGCCCGTCCACCTGGTGGGCCACTCCATGGGCGGACAGCTGGCCATTCACGTGGCCGCGCGCCATGGCGAGAGCGTGCGCCGGCTGGTGCTGGTGGATGCGGCCGGGCTGCCCCGCCCGCTCACGCCGCGCCACGTGATGCGCTTTGCGTACGAGGTGGCGCCCCCGCGGCGGTGGGGCGATCCCACCTTTCTGCCCATCATCGTGGGCGACGCGCTTTCGGCCGGGCCGTGGCGGGTGATGCGCGCGCTGCGCCACATTCTGCGGGACGACGTGCGCCCGCTGCTTCCCCGGATCCGCCACCAGACGCTGCTGATGTGGGGCGGGCTGGACACCATCATCCCGCTGGAGCACGGCAGGGAGATGCGCGCCGCGATTCCCGATTCGCGGCTGCTGGTGCTGGACGGCGCCTTTCACAACCCCATGGTGGACCGTCCGGCGGACTTCAACCAGGCACTGCTCGCCTTTCTGGCGGGAACGGAGGTCGGCGAGTGA